From one Dermacentor silvarum isolate Dsil-2018 chromosome 3, BIME_Dsil_1.4, whole genome shotgun sequence genomic stretch:
- the LOC119443892 gene encoding uncharacterized protein LOC119443892, producing the protein MAWTYPARRNIILRLLVHRLRHKRKRSLYIREIFDKRPEYGEYHHLVQELRQSDPEYHFKYFSMTKASFDKLLSLVYERLIHPPTHRRPISPAERLAVTLRFLATGGSVQDIAMSYRTHGSTVSNIHKETLPAIWDCLKPLVLEHPSEEK; encoded by the exons atggcgtggacatACCCCGCGCGAAGAAACATTATTCTCCGTTTGTTGGTGCATCGTCTGCGTCACAAGAGGAAGAGGTCTCTCTACATAAGAGAGATCTTCGACAAGCGTCCGGAGTACGGCGAGTACCACCACCTCGTACAGGAGCTGCGGCAGAGCGATCCTGAATATCACTTCAAGTATTTCAG CATGACAAAGGCATCTTTCGACAAGTTGCTGAGCCTTGTCTACGAGAGGCTTATCCACCCTCCAACCCACAGGAGGCCTATCTCTCCGGCAGAAAGGCTTGCAGTGACACTGAG ATTCCTGGCTACAGGAGGGTCCGTGCAAGATATTGCTATGAGTTACCGTACGCATGGATCGACGGTGTCAAACATCCACAAAGAGACACTGCCAGCAATCTGGGACTGTTTGAAGCCCCTTGTACTTGAACATCCAAGTGAAGAGAAGTGA
- the LOC119445546 gene encoding uncharacterized protein LOC119445546: protein MSGFVYSDWCEVYLCSAPLQQGNSMNGAVNALSLFASSSRSVCGNTWEKHWLLVFDYGEEEVLICDADMDHLGELTGRTSWKKRAVLQNYEHKKYLAKRRIPRARIEQYMRKMCDYGPYHLTDNNCQKWAQDLLRELDIEFPADELDARTVVNNYIQPAAIAGVAVLGAGLLGALIFGGSARRNRRE from the exons ATGTCGGGTTTTGTGTATTCGGACTGGTGCGAAGTCTACCTCTGCAGTGCGCCACTTCAGCAGGGGAACTCGATGAATGGCGCTGTCAACGCCCTCTCGCTGTTTGCCTCTTCATCGCGGTCGGTGTGCGGAAACACGTGGGAGAAACACTGGCTGCTGGTGTTTGACTACGGCGAAGAGGAGGTGCTCATCTGCGACGCCGACATGGACCATTTGGGAGAGCTCACGGGACGGACCTCGTGGAAGAAGAGGGCCGTGCTACAAAACTACGAACACAAG AAGTACCTTGCAAAGCGGCGTATTCCAAGAGCACGCATAGAGCAGTACATGAGGAAGATGTGCGACTACGGCCCATACCATCTCACGGACAACAACTGCCAGAAGTGGGCCCAAGATCTTCTGCGCGAACTGGACATCGAGTTTCCCGCCGACGAGCTCGACGCCCGCACAGTAGTCAACAACTACATACAACCAGCGGCCATTGCAGGTGTCGCGGTCTTGGGCGCCGGCCTGCTCGGTGCGCTCATCTTCGGTGGTAGTGCCCGTAGGAACAGACGGGAGTAG